The genome window GAAACGCCTTTCGCCTCACCATTTGCCTACCCGCCTCGTGAGTGGTCGGAGAGATCACCCAACACGTGGGTCCCACATTTCGTGAGGTGGAAGACGTACGAGTACGGCTCGGATGGCTTTTAGTGCTCGCTGCGGAGCGATGGCGACGAGGGCTCGACGACAACAAAGGCCACCACCGGCGCTGCTCGTCACATCACATCAtgtcacatcacatcacatcccATCGCATCGAAGCCGTCAACGGCCGCTGATGCGACGCCGGTCCTCGCGATGTGACAGCAAGCGAAAAGACCGGCACTCGTGATGGGGTTTTCTGCTGCAGCATCGCGTGCATGGGGCGGGGGAGGCAACCTGCAGGTGACAGCGGTCTTTTCGTCATCTGCAAGCGTAAACCCTTCGCAGGTTCAAAGGGCAGCTTCGATTCAATGTGCTCGTAAATGGTTCCCAAACCCTCCCCGGTAGATCCAAGAGCAGATTTTGCTCATTTACTGTAACCTGTAGATCTACATGAAGAATGATGAATGCGATTGTTGTTTGATTCTGTAGACACAGCAGCTCTCAGGAGACAAAATGATGAAGAACCTGCTGCATCTTGAAAGACACATTTAACAGTACAAAATGAACGTGAATACCAGTAAAATCCTGGCATGAATCATCATCCTCTTCCATCGACGGCGACCGATCTCTCGGTTCGGTGCTCGCTCGGTGATACGTCAATTTGCATTCAACTGCTCCAAGCACAgttattaaagcaaaaggaaaagaaaacaccaTTCAAATGATTTCACCAGGTCGGATGAatctagctagaaaaagaaacaagaaatataaagcaTAATAAGCAGAATTCATGGATTAAGATCACTTGAAGCTGACATGTTTCTTGGCAGTTCTTTAGAAACTGTAACTTAAGCAAAAGGGATGAGTTCTAAAGTTGCATCCACCCCTAGCTAAGTGGGATCACAGAAGGGCTAGAATTGCTCAGGGCATTCAAACAAAAGACCAGTTCAGAAACATGAAAGCAAGACAATGGGGTGAATCATCGTCATTCAGGACCTTCCATGCCACGGCTTGTTCATACGACACCGGCCTCCCCATGCTCGACAGGCAGATACCAGCAGGAAGATAGGAAAAGCCCTGCAGGTTGACGAGAGATGCACAGGTTTCAGCAAGTATGTATAGAAACATGCGCAGCAACGAGCAAAACAATAGCTGCACTTGTTTACTAATTACCTGCTGCATGATCTTGGGGAATTCCGAACAAAGAAGCTTCCGACCACCATCATCAAGAGTCTTCTCCAGCGTAATGTCTTGAAGAGCGATCAGCGTAGTTTCCAGCATATCAAGACCAGCTTGATTGGAGAAGGTAAAAACAGGAGAACCCTGCAAAAGAATGAACATTCCTGTCATAGACGTATTCTTATGTCTCGAGTATGGTCACATAAATACAGAACATATATTATAGTCAGGTGTTCTGAAAGCATGTAACAAAGACGCAAATATACGAAATCTTGCCTTCAAAGAACAACACACAATTGCATCCGAATGATGCCACAACAGTTTCAGCAATGAATCACTAGTTTGTGAGCCCTCACGGAGGATCTCTAGTCCAGTATGAGCCCTAAAGAACCAAAGATGATTCATTAGCAGATAACACACATCAGAAATCTACAGGTAAGTAAGTTTGTCATGATGTTCAATAACTACTAATTCAACATATACATTATATCGCTTTTGCACAAATAATTATAACAATTTTCAAGAGGAATAAGTTGAATATATGAGATAAGAAAGCAGGATAATATGTAGCCATGAAGTCCAACTTCTGCATTTGTGATAAAAAAAAGTTGGAGTGCAAGAAGGCGTAAAGTCCAACTCACAATTTCTCAATGGATCATAGGCAGGAAGGTAACAAAATGCAGAAGTACATGCAAGTATTGATGAGGTTACCTGTAGCTCTGAGAAATCCAACGTGCCAGCGTGTCAGCTTCAGGAAAACCTTGCGGTAAATGCTCGACTCCAATCTGACCGCTGGGTCGAGGTGCAATTGCCATAGCAACTCTCTGCACTGACGCAACCACGCTTCTAACATATTGCCGGGCCATTGCTGCAACATTATCTTGGAGATGATTCTCGTATGTGAACTGGAAGGCTATCGTGAGGACTGACCGCAGGTTGTATGAACTTGAAGCTGTCTCATTAACAGAGCGTGATGCAGCACCAGATCCAATCTCTAACGTGGATGCCAAATCGAGGGTTCGTGAAGCAACAGGAGAATCCTGCAGCATTGGCAGACAAGCTGTACGTAAGAATCAGAGGTGTGGTGGAAACTTTAATTACATGATAAATGTGCAAATCGTATCTAGCTAAAAAGAACAGCCATAAAAGCAAAACAAGAACCAATCACCATAATTTTTTAAAGACACTATACTGTTAAGGCACACAACTGTTTTAGGTTCCAGTGGTATAACACGGAAGCCTGAGGGTAGCAAAGGAACATCATCAGCAAAGGATTCATCAATGGGTGCAAAAACAAGCTGAGCACAAGCACCAACAGCATCCTCATCAACTCTGCTGCAAAGCTGCCATGGCATGGAAAGCATTAATCATTCAGCCAAAACACTAAAGCCAGATACTGAGGAATAACTTACACAAGACAAACCTGTAACAAGTACACATCCCTCGACAAAATGACATCATCTTGGTTAAAAACATGACCCTCGAGTTTGATCACCTCCAAGAACTATATTCAAGGACATTAGTGCAATACATGAGTAAAAGAAAACATCAATGAATAATCCAAGATACTGCTTCTTAGCATTAAAAAATAAACTACCTCTTCAAGCTCCAGAGTATGCGCGAGAGGAAGGATCACCTGACTCCCCGATAACCCACTGCTAGTCCTAACACCAGGGACTGCATATGGGCTTGTTCTCAATGATGCGGCAGAATAAGCATCAACACCACAATCAGCCCATTCTGATCTATGCTCCCTTAAAAACCGAACCAATATAGCAGGCGGCACATTCTACATGAAAAAATAGCGTTTGAGGACTAGGATTAGAACTGAACAAGAAAGCATATGTTTTAGAAGACATTCCTGCATAGTGATGGAAATCTTCTGCTTAAAAGGCAAAGGTTAGACCTGCAGCAACATTGATGCTTTTGCACATAGAACACCACCTCCTACGGTTGAAAACAATGCTGAAGAGTTCACATGAGACCCAATAAGTTTATTTGAGGAAGAATTTATAGCAATTGTCACATCCTCAACACCATCGCTGCCCAGTAATAACCAACCATCATCAGCAAATCCATTCACAGCATCATTGAAACCTCTGCATGCACCCAGCACATTGTGTTAAATACATAAACCTACCGTGGAAAAAAAAAAGGCTCAAGTCAAACATATTGACAAAGCCGCCAATGACCTGCTCAGTCTTTGACTGAAGGTCCTTAATACAGCAGGTTGTCGACCCCCACCATATGGAACTTCACCACTGGTTTCTTGAGCAATTTGTCTTAGGTGGTGAAGTGCCTGGAAAAATGACAAAAGTGTAACTAGCGGTCGGTCTACGATGACTGAAATGCATAATAACGAGTAATAAGGCTTACAGCAATTGTCATTTTCTGGGCCAGAAATTTTGGTGATTCATACAAGGGTCTAAGAACCTCAGGTACACTCCATGCCTGAAGCATCAAAGATATTGTCGGTAAAATATGGAAAAATGAACCTCAAGAAGTGTAGAAAGCACCTGGAACTCACATCTAAATCAACATGATCAACAATGTGAATCATTGAGCCACCACCCTCACATGGTCGGATTAGATATCCACTGGAAAGCATTTCAGCCCTTATGAAATTTGGAGAAGGAGGCCCAGTCGGACCACCAGTTGCAGGAGTTAAAGATCTCTCACAAATCTAGAAGAAACATGTTGAGTTAATGTGTCTTCTATCACTTGGAAGAAAAAAATTGATGATCATTTAAATGTGTTGGCACACATTTGAGGGCCACGGGTAAAACACCTAATGAGGTATGAAAAACTATCAATGCATAAACGATGCACAACTCATACCACAAGGCTGCCATCTTCTAAACCTCTAGTATATCTCAGAGTCCAAAAGTCACGTGCTGCTGCCAAAGTGGTAGGTGCATATGTCTGATAACAAGAGATTGAAAACAAAAAGTCAAATATTAGAAACACGGAAAAAGATGAACAACTATAATGAAATTCATACGAAAATACAAAACATACTTGCATGTATATAAGTTCTATATTCCCTCCATTACTAGTGGGAATTACAGTAAGCACATCAATGCAACGGCAATCACGATACCAAGCTGGACGATCTTTAAGTATCTCTGCAACCTAAGAGACCCAGCAAATCCATGAATTGCATAACATGAAAAGAACATAACTGCAGAGAGAATTCAGTAAGTGCCTAACCTTTGTGGGTTCCAGACTCACAAGGCCACAAGCTCGAGCTGCTACCCCACTACAATTATGGGAAACAGCAACGATTCCAATGGAATCCGGACCAGGCTATAATATATATGAGAAATCATCATGCAATCTGAATGGAATTGGTCAACACAA of Musa acuminata AAA Group cultivar baxijiao chromosome BXJ1-7, Cavendish_Baxijiao_AAA, whole genome shotgun sequence contains these proteins:
- the LOC103990958 gene encoding homeobox-leucine zipper protein HOX32 — encoded protein: MAMVASGREAGKGQQEAAAAMDTGKYVRYTPEQVEALERVYSECPKPSSLRRQQLVRECPILSNIEPKQIKVWFQNRRCREKQRKEAFRLQTVNRKLNAMNKLLMEENDRLQKQVSELVYENGYMRQQLHNASVATTDTSCESVVTSGQHQRQQNPTPQHPQRDANPAGLLAIAEETLAEFLSKATGTAIDWVQMVGMKPGPDSIGIVAVSHNCSGVAARACGLVSLEPTKVAEILKDRPAWYRDCRCIDVLTVIPTSNGGNIELIYMQTYAPTTLAAARDFWTLRYTRGLEDGSLVICERSLTPATGGPTGPPSPNFIRAEMLSSGYLIRPCEGGGSMIHIVDHVDLDAWSVPEVLRPLYESPKFLAQKMTIAALHHLRQIAQETSGEVPYGGGRQPAVLRTFSQRLSRGFNDAVNGFADDGWLLLGSDGVEDVTIAINSSSNKLIGSHVNSSALFSTVGGGVLCAKASMLLQNVPPAILVRFLREHRSEWADCGVDAYSAASLRTSPYAVPGVRTSSGLSGSQVILPLAHTLELEEFLEVIKLEGHVFNQDDVILSRDVYLLQLCSRVDEDAVGACAQLVFAPIDESFADDVPLLPSGFRVIPLEPKTDSPVASRTLDLASTLEIGSGAASRSVNETASSSYNLRSVLTIAFQFTYENHLQDNVAAMARQYVRSVVASVQRVAMAIAPRPSGQIGVEHLPQGFPEADTLARWISQSYRAHTGLEILREGSQTSDSLLKLLWHHSDAIVCCSLKGSPVFTFSNQAGLDMLETTLIALQDITLEKTLDDGGRKLLCSEFPKIMQQGFSYLPAGICLSSMGRPVSYEQAVAWKVLNDDDSPHCLAFMFLNWSFV